One Glycine soja cultivar W05 chromosome 7, ASM419377v2, whole genome shotgun sequence genomic window, tttttgatttatttatttaatttgttttgtactgtaattttttttaatagttttaacaattttatagatattgatttagtgatattattttatagtggtataaaaaaataaaaataaaattaatttagtaattagatttgtaaaaaatgataatatatataaacctttaaaaattgctaaaactaagattgctaaaaaaataatttagtaattaattgaaaataatttagtaattagaTTGGTAAAAGTAACACTAGAttgctaaaacaattttttgtatacatttaaaatatttactaaagctgataattaaacaattttaatatttaagttaatgttgtatttagatgtttattacagtaattaatagttaaaataatttggtatttaattgaatgatgtatttagatgtttattacaatgattgaaaattaaataaatatgatattttaagtgaatgatttatttagatgtttattacaacaattgataattaaataaatttagtattttattgaatgatgtatttattagaatttatatgatatttattagtcatttgttaaattataatattattttttatttgttatagttaaatattttaatgaagaTATGTAGTGAAAATGTATTCTATGGCTATATGATGtatgatacattttttttataattttgtatagaGCTATATTTGTGTCGATAACAAATGAggtgattgtataatttttttaaaattgttttttgtttatcattgaatttgttaaatgttttattaagatAGACGAAGAACAGTGGATGTATGATAGTATcatgtctgaagaagttgacATGAATgttgaaaaagaggaagatgcTGACGTGAAAGTAGAACACGTTGATTGCTCTGATGCctttaatacttctcaggtatttATCTAATTTGTTGTTGGTACAGtaattatattacataaatGTTCATTGATCTCAAACTTTCTTTGAATTGTGTTATAGTTGTTTGCTACCCGTGATGAAGTTTTACATTGGGTTCGAGCGGTGGCTCATGAAATTAGATTTGTTGCCGTGATAATGAGGTCAGACAAAAATACTAGTTTTAGAGGAAGAGTCTCATTTCTGTTAATATCTTGCGAAAGGAGTTGTAAGTATAAGCCTAAGAAGAATGATTTTAATAGAACATGCACTGGCAATAGAAAATATGGATGCTCGTTTAAGTTGCGTGCGAAGCTAGTTTTGGGAGGAGAAagatggatggtgaagttaattTGTGGGACTCACAATCATGAAATGGCAAAGTCATTTGTTGGGCATTCATATGTTGGTCGACTGACTAAAGATGGGAAGATTGTTGttgctgatatgacgaagtccatggtgaagccaagaaaTATTCTTTTGATGTTGAAGTAGCACAATGCTAATAgttatacaacaatcaaacaaatttacaatgccaTAAATGCTCACCATTCTTTCATAAGAGGGAGTAACACCACAATGCAACAGGTCATGATGCTGTTTGATCGAGATCA contains:
- the LOC114420475 gene encoding uncharacterized protein LOC114420475, producing the protein MQTAIGNGEFAADWTRGMQTASGAGDFTERGISPLPLATQPVVLKLLIDEEQWMYDSIMSEEVDMNVEKEEDADVKVEHVDCSDAFNTSQLFATRDEVLHWVRAVAHEIRFVAVIMRTCTGNRKYGCSFKLRAKLVLGGERWMVKLICGTHNHEMAKSFVGHSYVGRLTKDGKIVVADMTKSMVKPRNILLMLK